A region of Carassius auratus strain Wakin chromosome 41, ASM336829v1, whole genome shotgun sequence DNA encodes the following proteins:
- the LOC113059150 gene encoding interferon-stimulated 20 kDa exonuclease-like 2, which translates to MSGLMLNLDYEPISGGKSGKSRGNAKHERFLGRRHYLEQKGFLKEKQNKKRNKNKQKNKKKYMQFNGGDQSNPGAIFPKVTSYLPNKTSEPSGSAQMFSTFSFPSTASTSQRHPTDQAAPRTLGPLKYVAMDCEMVGTGPKGCRNELARCSIVNYEGDVIYDKYIKPIDPVTDFRTRWSGIRRRDLLHAIPFEHAQKEIVKIITGKVVVGHAINNDFKALKYFHPACQTRDTARIPLLNQKAGLPVNEMVSLKRLTKAILKKDIQTGKGGHSSVEDAKATMELYKVVETMWEQKLSALSLPAEAMDPAQNQKI; encoded by the exons ATGTCAGGGCTTATGTTGAACCTGGATTATGAGCCTATTAGTGGAGGCAAATCAGGTAAATCCAGAGGAAATGCTAAACATGAACGTTTCCTAGGAAGGAGACATTACCTGGAGCAAAAGGGTTTtttaaaagagaaacaaaataaaaagcgaaacaaaaacaagcagaaaaataaaaaaaagtacatgcaGTTCAATGGAGGCGATCAATCAAACCCAGGTGCTATTTTTCCCAAAGTGACCTCTTATCTGCCTAATAAGACAAGTGAGCCTTCTGGTTCTGCACAGATGTTTTCCACATTTTCATTTCCATCCACTGCCTCCACATCTCAAAGACATCCGACAGACCAAGCGGCACCCCGCACCCTCGGACCTTTGAAATATGTGGCAATGGACTGTGAGATGGTGGGAACAGGACCGAAGGGGTGCCGCAATGAACTCGCCCGCTGCAGTATCGTCAACTACGAGGGTGATGTGATTTATGATAAATATATCAAACCCATCGATCCAGTGACAGACTTCCGCACTCGCTGGAGCGGAATCAGGAGGCGGGACCTCCTCCATGCCATACCCTTTGAACATGCACAAAAAGAG ATTGTGAAGATAATAACAGGGAAAGTGGTTGTGGGCCATGCCATCAATAATGACTTCAAGGCCTTAAAATATTTCCATCCTGCTTGCCAAACACGAGATACGGCACGGATTCCACTGCTAAACCAGAAAGCTGGGCTGCCTGTGAATGAAATGGTGTCTCTGAAGAGGCTCACTAAGGCTATTCTCAAAAAGGACATACAG ACAGGGAAGGGAGGCCACTCATCAGTAGAAGATGCCAAAGCCACCATGGAACTGTACAAAGTAGTGGAAACCATGTGGGAGCAAAAACTCTCAGCTCTCAGCCTTCCAGCTGAAGCAATGGATCCAGCGCAGAATCAGAAAAtataa